A single window of Leptolyngbya ohadii IS1 DNA harbors:
- the pyrC gene encoding dihydroorotase yields MQKLTLTRPDDWHLHLRDGAALKAVLPHTVRQFARAIVMPNLKPPIRTVAEAAAYRDRILAAVPDGQQFEPLMTLYLTDNTSPEEIVAAKESQFVKAVKYYPAGATTNSDLGVTDIGKCDRVFEAMQQVDLPLLLHGEVTDHQVDMFDREKVFIDRHLIPLKQRFPNLRVVLEHITTSEAVQYVLSANNVAATITPQHLLFNRNSLFQGGIRPHFYCLPILKREEHRSALLQAATSGNPKFFLGTDSAPHPRNSKESSCGCAGCYSALHAMELYTEAFESVDALDKLEAFASFYGADFYQLPRNTEQITLTKTTWRVPDEIPFTESGLVPLLAGQEMSWQMA; encoded by the coding sequence ATGCAAAAACTCACCCTCACCCGACCTGACGACTGGCATCTCCATCTCCGAGACGGCGCAGCCTTGAAAGCGGTTTTGCCCCATACGGTGCGTCAGTTTGCCCGCGCAATTGTGATGCCAAACTTGAAGCCTCCCATTCGGACGGTCGCTGAAGCCGCCGCCTACCGCGATCGCATTCTTGCAGCAGTTCCCGATGGGCAACAGTTTGAGCCACTGATGACGCTCTACCTCACGGACAACACCAGCCCGGAAGAGATTGTCGCGGCGAAGGAATCGCAGTTTGTTAAAGCGGTTAAGTACTACCCCGCCGGAGCAACGACCAACTCAGACCTGGGGGTGACGGATATTGGCAAGTGCGATCGCGTGTTTGAGGCAATGCAGCAGGTCGATCTGCCGTTACTCCTGCATGGGGAAGTCACCGATCATCAGGTTGATATGTTCGATCGCGAAAAAGTATTTATCGATCGGCATTTGATCCCGCTCAAGCAGCGATTTCCCAACCTGCGCGTCGTGCTGGAACACATTACGACCTCAGAGGCAGTGCAGTACGTCCTCTCTGCAAATAACGTTGCCGCAACCATCACGCCCCAGCATTTGTTATTTAACCGCAATAGCCTATTTCAGGGCGGCATTCGTCCCCACTTTTACTGCCTGCCGATTCTAAAACGGGAGGAGCATCGATCGGCGCTTCTGCAAGCTGCAACCTCTGGAAATCCTAAATTTTTCCTGGGTACGGATAGCGCCCCCCATCCTCGCAACAGCAAAGAAAGTTCCTGTGGCTGTGCGGGCTGCTATTCAGCTCTGCACGCAATGGAACTGTACACCGAAGCGTTTGAAAGCGTCGATGCTCTGGATAAACTGGAAGCGTTCGCTAGCTTCTATGGAGCCGATTTTTATCAGCTTCCCCGCAATACCGAACAAATTACGTTAACCAAAACAACTTGGCGCGTTCCCGATGAAATTCCGTTCACGGAATCCGGACTGGTGCCCTTGTTAGCAGGTCAAGAAATGTCCTGGCAAATGGCTTGA
- a CDS encoding alpha/beta fold hydrolase encodes MSKVKNIILVHGFWADGSCYDEIIPTLLAEGYEVIAVQNPLTSIADDIAATKRVLDRTEGNCILVGHSWGGFVITEIGNHERVSGLVYIAALAPDAGESMIDLMSKYGTPSPHFQEQNGFVWISKEGVDEVLANGLSDERRKLIYATQTPPSTSLTEVKASSPAWKDKSSWYIIATNDKAVPPDLQRDLSERMRAETITVESSHFPMISHPQEVLGVIREAAASSP; translated from the coding sequence ATGAGCAAAGTCAAAAACATTATACTGGTTCACGGTTTTTGGGCAGACGGCTCCTGTTACGACGAGATTATCCCAACGCTTTTGGCAGAAGGCTACGAAGTGATTGCAGTTCAAAATCCGCTCACATCGATAGCAGACGATATTGCTGCGACGAAGCGCGTTCTGGATCGCACTGAGGGAAATTGCATTTTGGTGGGTCATTCATGGGGTGGTTTTGTCATTACTGAAATCGGCAATCATGAACGAGTTTCCGGCTTAGTGTATATTGCCGCGCTCGCTCCCGATGCAGGCGAGTCTATGATTGATTTGATGAGTAAATACGGAACTCCTTCTCCACATTTTCAAGAACAAAATGGGTTTGTTTGGATTTCAAAAGAAGGTGTTGATGAAGTTTTAGCAAACGGTCTCTCTGATGAAAGAAGGAAACTCATTTATGCAACCCAAACACCACCATCGACATCGCTTACAGAAGTCAAGGCAAGTTCGCCAGCCTGGAAAGATAAATCAAGTTGGTACATCATCGCGACAAACGATAAGGCTGTTCCGCCTGACTTACAACGCGACCTATCGGAGCGAATGAGAGCAGAAACAATTACCGTAGAATCGAGCCATTTCCCTATGATTTCGCATCCACAAGAAGTTCTAGGAGTAATTAGGGAAGCAGCAGCAAGTAGCCCATAA
- a CDS encoding RecQ family ATP-dependent DNA helicase: MVSSNPVSSKRVSSKRRKKTLSLEELNELAQKRFGYDKLKPGQEMAVRAILDGHDTLAVMPTGAGKSAIYQLAASVMPRATVVVSPLIALQRDQVQSIAQQDVGEAAVVNSAVKPCDRQEAFERFKEGDLEFLFLAPEQFNNPETLEQLQAAQPSLFVVDEAHCLSSWGHDFRPDYLRLGTVIEALGHPRILALTATAAPPVREEIVQRLGMKNPAVIVRGFDRPNLYLDVRRLDDEAEKQDALIACVQQAEKPGIIYAATRKRTEEIAQKLQEVGLRSHFYHAGMKSSDRTETEAAFLQDEIDVLVATTAFGMGMDKPNVRFVFHADISDSIDSYYQEIGRAGRDGNPAEIILFYNPDDLRLRRFFASGGHLDTEEVKQIAEMLQEQEEPIAPKDLQEQTDLSQSKLKTALSRLTEVGVVETLPTGEVTVCEQVEDLEVAAAAAVEAQERQRQFEKSRLEMMRSYAEVRDCRRAYLLNYFGEEFQKPCNNCDNCKNGVLAEESDRQPFPLNSQVVHKSWGMGTVMRYEGDKVVVLFDRVGYKTIGVQIAVLRRLLVRLNK, translated from the coding sequence ATGGTCAGCAGTAACCCAGTCAGCAGCAAACGGGTCAGCAGTAAACGGCGCAAGAAAACGCTGAGTCTTGAGGAACTGAACGAACTCGCGCAGAAACGATTTGGTTACGACAAATTGAAACCCGGTCAGGAGATGGCGGTTCGGGCAATTCTAGACGGTCACGATACGCTGGCAGTCATGCCCACGGGAGCCGGGAAGTCGGCGATTTATCAGCTTGCCGCTTCGGTGATGCCCAGAGCGACAGTCGTCGTTTCTCCGTTGATTGCGCTTCAACGAGATCAGGTGCAGTCGATCGCCCAGCAGGATGTGGGAGAGGCGGCGGTCGTGAACTCGGCGGTGAAGCCCTGCGATCGCCAGGAGGCATTTGAGCGATTTAAAGAAGGCGATCTAGAGTTCCTGTTTCTGGCTCCAGAGCAGTTCAACAATCCCGAAACACTGGAGCAATTGCAGGCGGCGCAGCCCTCCTTATTTGTGGTGGATGAGGCGCACTGTCTGAGTTCCTGGGGGCATGACTTTCGCCCGGACTATCTGCGGCTGGGAACGGTGATCGAGGCGTTGGGACATCCGCGCATTCTGGCATTAACGGCAACGGCTGCGCCTCCAGTGCGGGAGGAAATTGTGCAGCGGCTCGGCATGAAAAATCCAGCGGTAATTGTGCGGGGATTCGATCGCCCCAATTTATATCTGGACGTGCGGCGACTTGACGACGAGGCGGAAAAGCAGGATGCGCTGATTGCCTGTGTGCAGCAGGCAGAAAAACCAGGGATTATCTATGCGGCAACTCGGAAGCGCACGGAGGAAATTGCTCAGAAACTTCAGGAGGTGGGACTGCGCTCGCACTTTTACCATGCAGGAATGAAGTCGAGCGACCGAACTGAAACAGAGGCGGCGTTCTTACAGGACGAAATTGATGTCCTGGTTGCTACGACTGCTTTTGGGATGGGGATGGATAAGCCCAATGTGCGGTTTGTGTTCCACGCGGATATCAGCGATTCGATCGACTCCTACTATCAGGAAATTGGGCGAGCCGGACGGGACGGCAATCCAGCAGAAATTATTCTGTTCTACAATCCCGACGATCTGCGACTGCGGCGATTTTTTGCTAGCGGCGGACACCTGGACACCGAAGAGGTAAAACAGATCGCAGAGATGCTTCAGGAGCAGGAAGAACCGATCGCCCCCAAAGACCTCCAGGAGCAAACCGATTTGTCTCAGAGCAAACTGAAAACAGCCCTCAGCCGTCTCACAGAAGTAGGTGTTGTGGAAACCCTGCCGACCGGAGAAGTGACCGTCTGTGAACAGGTGGAAGATCTGGAAGTTGCGGCGGCGGCGGCTGTTGAAGCACAGGAAAGACAACGCCAGTTTGAGAAATCCCGGCTGGAAATGATGCGAAGCTACGCAGAAGTGCGGGACTGTCGGCGAGCATACCTGCTCAACTACTTTGGCGAGGAATTCCAGAAGCCCTGCAACAACTGCGACAACTGCAAAAACGGTGTTCTAGCAGAGGAGTCCGATCGCCAACCCTTCCCCCTCAACAGCCAAGTCGTTCACAAATCCTGGGGTATGGGAACCGTAATGCGCTACGAAGGCGATAAGGTCGTGGTGCTATTCGATCGCGTGGGCTATAAGACGATCGGCGTTCAGATTGCGGTACTGCGGCGGCTGCTGGTGCGGCTGAATAAGTAA
- a CDS encoding TIGR03643 family protein yields MDLPQLDSESIDRIIEMAWEDRTPFEAIALQYGLSEKQVIALMRREMQPSSFRMWRKRVSGRKTKHLQQRSFIAGRFKSDNQK; encoded by the coding sequence ATGGACTTACCGCAACTCGACAGTGAATCGATCGATCGCATCATTGAAATGGCATGGGAAGACCGCACTCCGTTTGAGGCGATCGCGCTTCAGTATGGCTTGAGTGAAAAGCAGGTGATCGCGCTGATGCGGCGAGAAATGCAGCCGTCCAGCTTTCGGATGTGGCGCAAGCGGGTGAGCGGACGCAAAACGAAACATCTTCAGCAGCGATCGTTTATAGCGGGGCGGTTTAAGTCAGACAATCAGAAGTAA